From a region of the Propionispora vibrioides genome:
- the rpe gene encoding ribulose-phosphate 3-epimerase, giving the protein MSIVLSPSLLAADMGHLAQELQTLEECGIKALHIDVMDGNFVPNIAFGPDQIKMLRPLTTMKFDVHLMIVKPERYIQTFADAGADAITVHPEACTHLHRTLQMIKATGRTVGVSLNPATPIEVLEYMYELVDRVLLMTVNPGYGGQKNIVAMNKKIEQLAAAKEAGNYSFEIQVDGGINKENIKAVIAAGARNIVIGSALLQRGKTKENIADYQNIIRSLQL; this is encoded by the coding sequence ATGAGTATTGTTTTATCGCCTTCGTTATTGGCTGCGGATATGGGGCATTTGGCGCAGGAACTGCAAACGCTGGAGGAGTGCGGCATTAAAGCTTTGCATATTGATGTCATGGATGGAAATTTTGTTCCCAATATCGCTTTTGGACCGGATCAGATCAAAATGCTTCGTCCGCTGACTACAATGAAATTTGATGTACATCTGATGATTGTTAAACCGGAGCGGTATATTCAGACTTTTGCCGATGCCGGGGCGGATGCCATTACGGTCCATCCCGAAGCTTGCACTCATTTGCACAGAACGCTGCAAATGATTAAAGCGACCGGCAGGACGGTCGGGGTATCGCTCAATCCGGCTACGCCGATTGAAGTGCTCGAATATATGTATGAATTGGTGGACCGGGTATTGCTTATGACGGTCAATCCCGGTTATGGCGGGCAGAAGAATATTGTGGCCATGAATAAAAAAATCGAACAGTTAGCTGCTGCTAAAGAAGCAGGAAACTATAGCTTTGAAATTCAGGTGGACGGCGGGATCAATAAGGAAAATATCAAGGCTGTTATAGCCGCCGGAGCACGAAACATCGTGATCGGTTCTGCCTTGCTGCAGCGGGGAAAAACCAAGGAGAACATCGCCGACTATCAAAATATTATTCGCTCTTTACAGCTATAA
- a CDS encoding GntR family transcriptional regulator: MALENKELNKKVPVPLYYQLKQLLLEEIQSGNFRENDCLPTEIELSAMFSISRPTVRQAINELVNEGYLSRLKGKGTFVTKPKINQEFVHIIENFNEGMLRKGIKPKTTVLDLKVTEADEELVQALEVEPGDKVIELLRLRYANDEPIVLVNTFIPYRLCPELLEVNLKEVSIYATFEKNNLFIKRVRRIFEAQRATKTDAQFLEIKEGDPLLYFETKAFLPNSTVIEFSKLKYRGDRNKFVVELEK; the protein is encoded by the coding sequence TTGGCTCTTGAAAATAAAGAATTAAACAAAAAAGTACCTGTACCGCTTTACTACCAATTGAAACAATTGCTTTTAGAAGAAATCCAATCAGGCAATTTTCGTGAAAACGACTGCCTCCCTACCGAGATTGAACTGTCCGCGATGTTTAGTATCAGCCGCCCGACAGTACGCCAGGCCATCAATGAGTTGGTTAACGAAGGCTACTTATCCCGCTTAAAAGGCAAAGGTACATTTGTAACGAAACCTAAAATTAATCAGGAGTTTGTCCATATCATCGAAAACTTCAATGAAGGCATGCTCCGCAAAGGTATTAAGCCTAAAACCACGGTCCTGGACCTTAAGGTCACTGAAGCGGACGAAGAACTCGTTCAGGCGCTGGAAGTCGAGCCGGGCGACAAAGTTATCGAACTGCTGCGCCTCCGCTATGCCAATGATGAGCCCATTGTCCTCGTTAATACCTTTATCCCCTATCGTTTATGCCCGGAACTACTGGAAGTGAATTTAAAAGAAGTTTCTATTTACGCTACTTTTGAAAAAAACAATTTGTTCATCAAAAGAGTCCGGCGCATTTTTGAAGCCCAACGAGCCACGAAAACCGACGCACAGTTTCTGGAAATCAAGGAAGGCGATCCGCTTCTATATTTTGAAACCAAAGCGTTCCTCCCCAATAGCACGGTGATTGAATTTTCAAAGCTCAAATACCGCGGTGACCGTAATAAATTTGTCGTGGAACTGGAAAAATAA